Proteins encoded by one window of Tunturibacter psychrotolerans:
- a CDS encoding 4-hydroxy-3-methylbut-2-enyl diphosphate reductase produces MTTTTLDHAAVAGSGTETKTKRVLLLKPRGFCAGVVRAIDIVQIALETFGAPIYVRKEIVHNSYVVTDLAKKGAIFVNELDEVPEGARVIYSAHGVSPAVRDRAKERGLKVVDATCPLVTKVHVEAIKFAKQGYSLVLIGHRDHDEIEGTQGEAPDVTQVVSTVQEVADLVVPDPNRVAYLTQTTLSLDEARDMIQALKNKFPNIVGPHSQDICYATENRQVAVKNVAHGADLVLVVGSTNSSNSNRLVEVSKNLDTNSYLIDTADAIRPEWLNGVDTVAVTAGASAPEVLVKDVVEYLQSMGYGSVDEVEVMPENVRFGLPPEIVQAIASAPPVNR; encoded by the coding sequence GTGCCGGCGTCGTGCGTGCGATCGATATCGTTCAGATTGCGCTGGAGACTTTTGGCGCTCCCATCTACGTTCGCAAAGAGATCGTTCATAACAGCTATGTTGTGACCGACCTCGCCAAGAAAGGTGCAATCTTTGTCAACGAGTTGGATGAGGTGCCGGAGGGGGCGCGGGTAATTTACTCGGCTCATGGAGTTTCGCCGGCTGTTCGTGACCGGGCGAAGGAACGCGGTCTGAAGGTCGTCGATGCAACTTGCCCGCTGGTGACAAAGGTTCACGTAGAAGCGATCAAGTTTGCCAAGCAGGGGTACTCGCTGGTGCTGATCGGACATCGCGATCATGATGAGATTGAGGGCACTCAAGGTGAGGCGCCCGATGTGACGCAGGTAGTGTCGACGGTTCAGGAAGTTGCCGATCTGGTTGTGCCGGATCCGAATCGTGTGGCGTATCTGACGCAGACGACCTTGTCGCTCGACGAGGCCAGGGACATGATTCAGGCGCTCAAGAACAAGTTTCCGAACATCGTGGGACCACATTCGCAGGATATCTGCTACGCGACGGAGAATCGCCAGGTTGCAGTGAAGAACGTAGCTCATGGCGCGGATCTGGTGCTGGTCGTCGGATCGACGAATAGCTCTAACTCCAACCGCCTGGTGGAAGTTTCGAAGAACCTGGATACGAATTCGTATCTCATCGACACGGCGGATGCTATTCGTCCGGAGTGGCTCAATGGTGTCGATACGGTTGCTGTGACGGCAGGTGCTTCTGCTCCTGAGGTTCTGGTGAAGGATGTAGTCGAGTATCTGCAGTCGATGGGCTATGGTTCGGTCGATGAAGTTGAAGTGATGCCAGAGAACGTGCGCTTTGGTCTGCCGCCAGAGATTGTTCAGGCGATTGCATCTGCTCCACCAGTAAATCGGTAA
- the shc gene encoding squalene--hopene cyclase, with translation MGITVRNPKGVDQPAQPRFGRMDVGLERITQGIARAKDWLFDQQHPDGYWCGELEADSMLESDYIFMHTLLGTGEPGRMERAINEILRHQNEDGGWGLFPGGPSNISYGVKAYLALKLMGWSKDHPVLVKAREWVLAHGGVVECNTFTKIYLCALGQYDYDAVPAIPPEIVLFPNWCYFNIYEISSWSRGILVPLSIIYAKKPFKKLAPEQGIEELFVGGRKNANMHLRWDKKKPLGWRNFFLACDRIMHLAERVHIRPLRKIALKRAEAWMLERFEKSDGLGAIYPAMLNSIVALRCLGRSVDDPQLIRALDEFEKLGIDCPDGTEDYSTPTFRMQPCFPPVWDTAQAMYALGEAGVRKDDPRMLKAADWILSKEVRQKGDWAEKVKNVEPGGWYFEFNNEFYPDVDDTGQVLLALNCVDNPRERYQYDACQRALNWIWAMQCKNGGWASFDRDNTKMIFQYIPFADHNAMLDPPTVDITGRMLEMLALYGVTRSDPRVEKAIQFILKEQEPDGSWFGRWGVNYLYGTFLVLRGLEAMGFWNHEPAVQQAAEWIRMVQNADGGWGETCGTYDDPNQRGIGPSTPSQTAWAVLGLLAAGDTRSDSVAKGIRWLVDRQHEDGSWDELVPGRNGESYYTGTGFPRVFYLGYHLYKQYFPLLALTTYERAMKSGASH, from the coding sequence ATGGGAATAACTGTAAGAAATCCGAAGGGCGTCGATCAGCCGGCACAGCCTCGCTTTGGCCGGATGGATGTTGGCCTGGAACGTATTACGCAGGGCATCGCGCGAGCGAAGGATTGGTTGTTCGACCAGCAACACCCTGATGGATACTGGTGCGGCGAGCTCGAAGCCGACAGCATGCTGGAGTCGGACTACATCTTCATGCATACGCTGCTGGGGACCGGCGAGCCAGGGCGGATGGAACGCGCGATCAACGAGATTCTGCGTCATCAGAACGAGGATGGGGGCTGGGGACTGTTTCCAGGTGGCCCGTCCAATATCAGTTATGGCGTTAAGGCCTATCTTGCTCTGAAGCTGATGGGATGGTCGAAAGATCATCCGGTGTTGGTGAAAGCTCGTGAGTGGGTGCTGGCTCATGGCGGCGTTGTAGAGTGCAATACGTTTACGAAGATCTACCTGTGCGCGCTTGGTCAGTATGACTATGACGCAGTACCTGCGATTCCGCCGGAGATCGTTCTCTTTCCAAACTGGTGCTACTTCAATATCTATGAGATCTCTTCGTGGTCGCGCGGGATTCTTGTTCCGCTGTCGATCATCTATGCGAAGAAGCCGTTTAAGAAGCTCGCTCCCGAACAGGGAATTGAGGAGCTTTTTGTGGGCGGCCGCAAAAATGCAAATATGCATCTGCGATGGGATAAGAAGAAGCCGTTGGGCTGGCGGAACTTCTTTCTTGCATGTGACCGAATTATGCATTTGGCAGAACGAGTTCACATTCGGCCATTGCGTAAGATTGCATTGAAACGCGCTGAGGCGTGGATGCTGGAGCGGTTTGAGAAATCAGATGGCCTGGGTGCGATATATCCGGCGATGTTGAACTCTATCGTGGCTCTCCGTTGCCTTGGCCGTTCGGTGGACGATCCTCAGCTGATCCGCGCGCTGGATGAGTTTGAAAAGCTTGGTATCGATTGTCCTGATGGAACGGAAGACTATTCGACGCCGACGTTCCGCATGCAGCCTTGCTTTCCGCCAGTGTGGGATACGGCGCAGGCGATGTACGCGCTGGGCGAAGCGGGAGTTCGTAAAGATGATCCTCGAATGTTGAAGGCTGCGGACTGGATTTTGTCCAAAGAAGTTCGTCAGAAGGGCGACTGGGCGGAGAAGGTCAAGAACGTCGAACCGGGCGGTTGGTACTTCGAGTTCAACAATGAGTTTTACCCAGATGTCGATGATACGGGGCAGGTTCTTCTTGCGTTGAATTGTGTGGATAATCCACGCGAGCGGTATCAATACGACGCCTGCCAGCGTGCTCTGAACTGGATTTGGGCGATGCAGTGCAAAAACGGTGGTTGGGCGAGCTTTGACCGCGACAACACCAAGATGATCTTCCAGTACATTCCGTTTGCTGACCATAACGCGATGCTCGATCCGCCGACTGTCGACATTACGGGACGCATGTTGGAGATGCTGGCACTCTATGGCGTGACGAGAAGCGATCCGCGCGTTGAGAAAGCTATTCAGTTCATCCTGAAAGAGCAGGAGCCTGACGGAAGCTGGTTCGGACGCTGGGGCGTTAACTATCTGTATGGGACGTTTCTGGTTCTACGTGGCCTTGAGGCGATGGGCTTCTGGAACCACGAACCAGCTGTGCAGCAGGCAGCCGAGTGGATTCGGATGGTGCAGAACGCGGACGGCGGATGGGGCGAGACCTGCGGCACTTACGACGATCCGAATCAGCGTGGCATTGGACCGAGTACGCCATCACAGACGGCGTGGGCTGTGCTTGGATTGCTAGCGGCCGGGGATACGCGCTCCGACTCGGTAGCGAAGGGGATTCGCTGGCTGGTGGATCGTCAGCATGAGGATGGAAGCTGGGATGAACTTGTTCCCGGCCGCAATGGTGAGAGCTATTACACCGGCACAGGGTTTCCGCGTGTTTTCTATCTCGGATACCACCTTTACAAACAGTACTTCCCGCTGCTGGCGTTGACGACTTACGAGCGTGCAATGAAGAGCGGAGCGTCGCACTAA